A part of Jiangella alba genomic DNA contains:
- a CDS encoding alpha/beta fold hydrolase, with the protein MATFALVHGGGGSAWDWHLVATALRERGHDAVAVDLPCDDASAGWADYRDVVTEAIGVRRDPVVVGHSLGGFTAPLVPARLLVLVAAMIPAPGETFADWWAATGYQGTGLDDVFYHDVPPELAAEARRRERGEDSRALREPWPLAAWPDTPTRYLLCRDDRMFPAPFARRHARERLGLEPDEMDGGHYAALSRPVELADRLAAFTAG; encoded by the coding sequence ATGGCGACGTTCGCGCTCGTCCACGGTGGCGGCGGGAGCGCGTGGGACTGGCACCTCGTCGCGACGGCGCTGCGTGAGCGCGGGCACGACGCCGTCGCCGTCGACCTGCCCTGCGACGACGCGTCGGCCGGCTGGGCCGACTACCGCGACGTGGTCACCGAGGCGATCGGCGTCCGGCGCGACCCGGTGGTCGTCGGCCACTCGCTGGGTGGGTTCACCGCGCCGCTGGTGCCTGCTCGCCTGCTCGTGCTGGTGGCGGCGATGATCCCGGCGCCGGGCGAGACGTTCGCGGACTGGTGGGCCGCCACCGGTTATCAGGGGACCGGCCTCGACGACGTCTTCTACCACGACGTGCCGCCCGAGCTGGCGGCCGAGGCGCGGCGGCGGGAGCGGGGCGAGGACTCCCGGGCGCTGCGGGAGCCGTGGCCGCTGGCGGCGTGGCCGGACACACCGACCCGGTACCTGCTCTGCCGGGACGACCGGATGTTCCCGGCCCCGTTCGCCCGGCGCCACGCCCGGGAGCGGCTCGGCCTCGAGCCCGACGAGATGGACGGCGGCCACTACGCCGCGCTCAGCCGGCCGGTCGAGCTGGCCGACCGGCTGGCGGCGTTCACCGCTGGATGA
- a CDS encoding GNAT family N-acetyltransferase gives MSAAAARVTVRSAVGADLEQVLRLWTSSAGPTRTPGRWRDVWRLLDRDPDALVVAECAGEVIGAVIVGWDGWRCHLYRLAVHADHRRCGVAGALVDEARRRALLMGAVRVDAMVAAGNASAITFWESEGFTLDDAAGRWSLVL, from the coding sequence GTGAGTGCGGCCGCCGCGCGGGTCACGGTTCGTTCCGCCGTAGGCGCTGACCTGGAGCAGGTCCTGCGGCTCTGGACCTCCTCGGCCGGGCCGACGCGGACGCCGGGACGATGGCGCGACGTCTGGCGGCTGCTCGACCGGGATCCGGATGCTCTCGTCGTGGCCGAGTGCGCCGGTGAGGTGATCGGTGCGGTCATCGTCGGCTGGGATGGCTGGCGCTGCCACCTCTACCGTCTCGCCGTCCATGCCGATCACCGCCGCTGCGGAGTTGCCGGCGCGCTGGTCGATGAGGCACGGCGCCGCGCCCTGCTGATGGGTGCGGTCCGTGTCGACGCCATGGTGGCGGCCGGCAACGCGTCTGCCATCACCTTCTGGGAGTCCGAAGGCTTCACGCTCGACGACGCGGCCGGGCGCTGGTCGCTGGTCCTCTGA
- a CDS encoding histidine phosphatase family protein, whose protein sequence is MSRRVVLWRHGRTQWNAAGRFQGQTDVDLDELGREQARDAAARLAALAPDLLVSSDLQRAQDTMAALAALVGLDVALDPRLRETFAGDWQGCTSAEIAARWPDQYKAWRGGDPLLRVGGGETRQEVAERMFAAVNAAAAQLPENGLAVLTSHGGAARLGIAALIGMPLHRFTNVGGLSNCSWSMLREGDDGWILVEHNAGTLPTPVVIEEG, encoded by the coding sequence GTGAGCCGCCGCGTCGTCCTCTGGCGGCACGGACGCACCCAGTGGAACGCCGCCGGGCGGTTCCAGGGCCAGACCGACGTCGACCTCGACGAGCTCGGCCGCGAGCAGGCGCGCGACGCGGCCGCCCGGCTGGCCGCGCTCGCGCCGGACCTGCTGGTGTCGTCGGACCTGCAGCGCGCCCAGGACACCATGGCGGCGCTGGCCGCCCTCGTCGGCCTGGACGTCGCCCTGGACCCGCGGCTGCGCGAGACGTTCGCCGGCGACTGGCAGGGCTGCACGTCCGCCGAGATCGCCGCCCGCTGGCCCGACCAGTACAAGGCCTGGCGCGGCGGCGACCCGCTGCTGCGCGTCGGCGGCGGCGAGACCCGTCAGGAGGTGGCCGAGCGGATGTTCGCCGCCGTCAACGCCGCCGCCGCCCAGCTGCCTGAGAACGGCCTCGCCGTCCTCACCTCCCACGGCGGCGCGGCCCGGCTCGGCATCGCCGCGCTCATCGGCATGCCGCTGCACCGCTTCACCAACGTCGGCGGGCTGTCCAACTGCTCGTGGTCCATGCTGCGAGAGGGCGACGACGGCTGGATCCTGGTGGAGCACAACGCCGGCACCCTGCCCACTCCGGTGGTGATCGAAGAGGGGTGA
- a CDS encoding FAD-dependent oxidoreductase, giving the protein MSGAESEATTACVVGGGPAGAMVALLLARAGVDVTLLERHGDFLRDFRGDTVHPATLDVLDQLELAERLHARPHQKIGSMSMIRAGRRRELADFRRLKVKFPYITMIGQWDFLDFITGEAARYPNFRLLMNSSLHDVLRVDGRVRGIRYRHGDEHHELRAELVIAADGRRSATRAAVGLHPRAKGVSIDVVLFRLSRRDDDPTEGITLRLDGGDVLGLIDRGSYWQSFVEIPKGDGIRALRAAGIEAFRDTVVRLAPFLADRVGEIESIDALNFLDVRVDRLRRWHVPGLLVIGDAAHCMSPVGGVGVNLAVQDAVATANTLVEPLLRCQDEGLPVPRSALAAVQRRRRLPTTTIQLLQRAALRVDLNGATAGPGPDTDDGAGAGTGLVAGLMGRVIAYGIRPERVRSRRILTPGRPPM; this is encoded by the coding sequence ATGTCGGGCGCCGAGAGTGAAGCCACCACCGCGTGCGTCGTCGGGGGCGGTCCGGCCGGGGCCATGGTGGCGCTGCTGCTGGCCCGCGCCGGGGTCGACGTGACCTTGCTGGAGCGGCACGGCGACTTCCTGCGCGACTTCCGCGGGGACACCGTCCACCCAGCGACACTCGACGTGCTGGACCAGCTGGAGCTGGCCGAGAGGCTGCACGCCCGGCCGCATCAGAAGATCGGCTCGATGAGCATGATCCGAGCGGGCCGGCGCCGCGAGCTGGCCGACTTCCGGCGGCTGAAGGTCAAGTTCCCGTACATCACGATGATCGGGCAGTGGGACTTCCTCGACTTCATCACCGGCGAGGCAGCGCGGTACCCCAACTTCCGGCTGCTGATGAACTCGTCGCTGCACGACGTCCTGCGCGTGGACGGCCGGGTCCGCGGCATCCGCTACCGCCACGGCGACGAGCACCACGAGCTTCGGGCCGAGCTGGTCATCGCCGCCGACGGGCGGCGGTCGGCCACTCGCGCCGCGGTCGGCCTGCACCCCCGTGCGAAGGGCGTGTCCATCGACGTCGTGCTGTTCCGCCTCTCCCGGCGTGACGACGACCCGACGGAGGGCATCACCCTCCGGCTCGACGGCGGGGACGTCCTCGGGCTGATCGATCGCGGCTCCTACTGGCAGTCATTCGTCGAGATCCCGAAGGGCGACGGCATCCGGGCGCTGCGTGCGGCCGGCATCGAGGCGTTTCGCGACACGGTGGTGCGGCTGGCCCCGTTCCTCGCCGACCGGGTCGGTGAGATCGAGTCCATCGACGCGCTCAACTTCCTCGACGTGCGCGTCGATCGGCTGCGCCGCTGGCATGTGCCGGGCCTGCTGGTCATCGGCGACGCCGCACACTGCATGTCGCCCGTCGGTGGCGTCGGGGTGAACCTCGCCGTGCAGGACGCGGTCGCCACGGCCAACACGCTGGTCGAACCGCTGCTCAGGTGTCAGGACGAGGGACTCCCGGTGCCGCGATCGGCCCTGGCGGCGGTCCAGCGGCGTCGAAGGCTCCCCACGACCACGATTCAGCTGCTGCAACGCGCCGCGCTGCGGGTCGACCTCAACGGTGCGACGGCCGGACCCGGCCCGGACACCGACGACGGCGCCGGGGCGGGCACCGGACTGGTCGCCGGCCTCATGGGACGGGTCATCGCCTACGGGATACGGCCCGAACGGGTGCGCAGCCGGCGAATCCTGACCCCGGGTCGACCACCGATGTGA
- a CDS encoding NAD(P)-dependent oxidoreductase: MGEHAKRAGAGAAEPPRIAVVGLGAMGSRIARRLVTRGHDVVVWNRTEAKVQPLVAAGAGAAASPADAARRAEVVLVMVSDPAALDAVVDGPDGLARGLGAAGAAGAVVQLSTVTVESVHALRARLPEHTLLLDAPVLGSLAEADGGTLTILCGGTDAAVERCAPVLSELGSVVGLGALGFGTAAKLLANNALFGALGVLGESIAIGRRLGLPLEAIFTALSHTPLAAQAQRRRPALEAGAYPPRFALELARKDADLIAAAAAATGPPLKVSSAMRAWFTEAEAAGHAADDYTAVLAHILAARA; this comes from the coding sequence ATGGGAGAACACGCGAAGCGAGCGGGTGCGGGGGCGGCGGAGCCGCCCAGGATCGCGGTCGTCGGTCTGGGAGCCATGGGTTCACGGATCGCTCGCCGGCTGGTGACGCGGGGCCATGACGTCGTCGTGTGGAACCGCACCGAGGCGAAGGTCCAGCCGCTGGTCGCCGCCGGTGCCGGCGCGGCCGCCAGCCCGGCCGACGCGGCGCGCCGTGCGGAAGTCGTCCTGGTCATGGTGTCCGACCCGGCCGCACTCGATGCGGTCGTCGACGGCCCGGACGGTCTGGCCCGTGGACTGGGCGCCGCCGGCGCCGCCGGCGCCGTCGTGCAGCTGTCCACCGTGACGGTGGAATCCGTGCACGCGCTGCGCGCCCGGCTGCCCGAGCACACCCTTCTCCTGGACGCGCCGGTGCTGGGCAGCCTCGCGGAGGCCGACGGCGGGACGCTCACGATCCTGTGTGGCGGCACCGACGCGGCCGTCGAGCGGTGCGCTCCCGTGCTGAGCGAGCTCGGCTCCGTGGTCGGCCTGGGCGCCCTGGGGTTCGGCACCGCGGCCAAGCTGCTGGCCAACAACGCGCTCTTCGGCGCCCTCGGTGTTCTGGGGGAGAGCATCGCGATCGGCCGGCGGCTGGGCCTGCCCCTCGAGGCGATCTTCACCGCGCTGTCGCACACCCCGCTGGCGGCACAGGCGCAGCGGCGCCGGCCGGCGCTGGAGGCCGGCGCCTACCCGCCCAGATTCGCCCTGGAACTGGCCAGGAAGGATGCCGACCTGATCGCGGCGGCAGCGGCGGCGACCGGCCCGCCCCTGAAGGTGAGCTCGGCCATGCGGGCGTGGTTCACCGAGGCGGAAGCGGCCGGGCACGCGGCGGACGACTACACCGCCGTGCTCGCGCACATCCTGGCTGCCAGGGCATGA
- the rsfS gene encoding ribosome silencing factor: MTATDRAIQLAVAAAEAASDKLADDIVAFDVSERMAITDVFLVCSASNDRQVRSVVDAVEERLRDLGARPVSREGEREGRWVLLDYVEIVVHVQHAEERVFYALERLWKDCPTIELPAEVNAGRGPRSGDEG; this comes from the coding sequence TTGACCGCAACCGATCGCGCCATCCAGTTGGCGGTCGCCGCCGCGGAGGCCGCGTCCGACAAGCTGGCCGACGACATCGTCGCCTTCGACGTGTCCGAGCGCATGGCGATCACGGACGTCTTCCTGGTGTGCTCGGCCTCCAACGACCGCCAGGTGCGCTCCGTCGTCGACGCCGTCGAGGAGCGGCTGCGCGACCTCGGCGCCCGTCCCGTCAGCCGTGAGGGCGAGCGTGAGGGGCGCTGGGTGCTGCTCGACTACGTCGAGATCGTCGTGCACGTGCAGCATGCCGAGGAGCGGGTGTTCTACGCCCTCGAGCGGCTGTGGAAGGACTGCCCGACCATCGAGCTGCCGGCCGAGGTCAACGCCGGACGGGGCCCGCGCTCCGGGGACGAGGGGTGA
- a CDS encoding metallophosphoesterase family protein, whose translation MSMHRILHLSDTHVSATGADADGVDGLAALRGLLRDLHDVPDIDAVVVTGDIADDGSAAGCRAVREAVGDFARERGVPQIYTTGNHDDRAAFEEALGSGHLDAGGRDVGRLVAGPGVRCAVSEVGGLRIITLDSLVPGSAYGELGDEQLVGLRQLLSRPAPAGSVIALHHPRSTRRTPRWP comes from the coding sequence ATGTCCATGCACCGGATTCTGCACCTCTCCGACACCCATGTCTCCGCGACCGGGGCCGATGCCGACGGCGTCGACGGTCTGGCGGCGCTGCGCGGGTTGCTTCGCGATCTTCACGACGTTCCTGACATCGACGCGGTGGTGGTCACCGGTGACATCGCCGACGACGGGTCGGCCGCGGGTTGTCGTGCCGTGCGAGAGGCCGTCGGCGACTTCGCCCGGGAGCGCGGTGTTCCGCAGATCTACACGACCGGCAACCACGACGACCGCGCCGCGTTCGAGGAGGCACTCGGCTCGGGGCACCTGGACGCCGGCGGCCGTGACGTCGGCCGGCTGGTGGCGGGCCCCGGCGTCCGCTGTGCCGTGAGCGAGGTCGGCGGGCTGCGGATCATCACCCTGGACTCGCTGGTGCCCGGATCGGCCTACGGTGAGCTCGGAGACGAACAACTCGTCGGCCTGCGGCAGCTGCTGAGCCGGCCGGCTCCGGCCGGCAGTGTGATCGCACTGCATCACCCCCGATCGACCCGCCGTACTCCCCGCTGGCCATGA
- a CDS encoding glutamate-5-semialdehyde dehydrogenase has translation MTTTVADLGRAARGAAADLAVRTRAEKDAALHAMAGALEANAAAIIERNAADVERARETGTADAMIDRLRLDEPRIAGMAGGLRQVAGLPDPVGEVVRGYTLPNGLQVTQRRVPLGVVGIIYEARPNVTADAAGLALKSGNAVLLKGSSSAADSNEAIVGVLAAAAEDAGLPRAAVQLVLGGRDQAKELMRARGLVDVLIPRGGAGLIRSVVEESTVPVIETGVGNCHVYVDADADLAMALQILLNAKTQRPSVCNAAETLLVHAGVAAEFLPSALAALRAAGVTVHGDERVQGYDDAVVPATDDDWSAEYLSLDLAAAVVDTLDDAVAHIRRWGSGHTEAIVTRSLAASRRFAATTDSAAVMVNASTRFTDGEQLGFGAEIGISTQKLHARGPMGLPELTTTTYVVTGDGHVRG, from the coding sequence GTGACCACCACCGTCGCCGACCTCGGCCGCGCCGCCCGCGGCGCCGCCGCCGACCTCGCCGTCCGCACCCGCGCCGAGAAGGACGCCGCCCTGCATGCCATGGCCGGCGCGCTCGAGGCCAACGCCGCGGCGATCATCGAGCGCAACGCCGCCGACGTCGAGCGGGCCCGCGAGACCGGCACCGCCGACGCCATGATCGACCGCCTCCGGCTCGACGAGCCGCGCATCGCCGGCATGGCGGGCGGGCTGCGGCAGGTCGCGGGGCTGCCCGACCCCGTCGGCGAGGTCGTACGCGGCTACACGCTGCCCAACGGCCTGCAGGTCACGCAGCGCCGGGTGCCGCTGGGCGTCGTCGGCATCATCTACGAGGCTCGCCCCAACGTCACCGCCGACGCCGCCGGGCTGGCGCTGAAGAGCGGCAACGCCGTCCTGCTCAAGGGTTCGTCCAGCGCGGCCGACTCCAACGAGGCCATCGTCGGCGTGCTGGCCGCGGCCGCCGAGGACGCCGGGCTGCCGCGCGCCGCCGTCCAGCTGGTCCTGGGCGGGCGCGACCAGGCCAAGGAGCTCATGCGGGCGCGCGGCCTGGTCGACGTGCTGATCCCGCGTGGCGGCGCCGGCCTCATCCGCAGCGTGGTCGAAGAGTCCACCGTCCCCGTCATCGAGACCGGGGTCGGCAACTGCCACGTGTACGTCGACGCCGACGCCGACCTCGCCATGGCGCTGCAGATCCTGCTCAACGCCAAGACGCAGCGGCCCAGCGTGTGCAACGCCGCCGAGACGCTGCTGGTGCACGCCGGCGTCGCCGCCGAGTTCCTGCCGTCGGCGCTGGCCGCCCTGCGCGCGGCCGGCGTCACCGTCCACGGCGACGAGCGGGTCCAGGGCTACGACGACGCCGTCGTTCCGGCCACCGACGACGACTGGTCCGCCGAGTACCTCTCGCTCGACCTCGCCGCCGCCGTCGTCGACACCCTCGACGACGCCGTCGCGCACATCCGGCGCTGGGGGAGCGGGCACACCGAGGCCATCGTCACGCGGTCGCTGGCGGCGTCGCGGCGGTTCGCGGCCACCACCGACTCCGCCGCCGTCATGGTCAACGCCTCCACCCGGTTCACCGACGGCGAGCAGTTGGGCTTCGGCGCCGAGATCGGCATCTCCACGCAGAAGCTGCACGCCAGGGGCCCGATGGGCCTCCCGGAGCTGACCACCACCACGTACGTCGTCACCGGTGACGGACACGTGCGGGGCTGA
- the proB gene encoding glutamate 5-kinase, which produces MTGQVTARGAVGAAQRVVVKVGSSSLTTTQGGIDDARVATVVDALAKARASGREVVLVSSGAIAAGLAPLGLATRPRDLARQQAAASVGQGLLMATYTSAFAGHGLRVGQVLLTVDDVTRRAHYRNAYRTLHQLLKLGVVPVVNENDTVATHEIRFGDNDRLAALVAQLVHADLLVLLSDVDGLYDGNPHKPGATRLTDVHSLSDLDGIDVGSAGRSGLGSGGMVTKVEAASIATGSGVDVVLASAPEVSAVLAGDAAGTWFHRRAGRRATRLLWLEHATDGRGSLTLDAGAVRALVERGASLLPAGITAVTGTFTAGDPVDLLDESGRAIARGVVNYDAAELPALLGHSTKELARDLGPEYEREVVHRDDLVLLGRPRR; this is translated from the coding sequence ATGACCGGCCAGGTCACCGCCCGCGGGGCCGTCGGGGCCGCGCAGCGCGTGGTCGTGAAGGTCGGGTCGTCGTCGCTCACCACCACGCAGGGCGGCATCGACGACGCCCGGGTCGCCACGGTGGTCGACGCGCTGGCGAAGGCGCGCGCGTCGGGCCGCGAGGTCGTGCTGGTGTCGTCCGGCGCCATCGCGGCCGGGCTGGCGCCGCTGGGGCTGGCCACGCGGCCGCGTGACCTCGCCCGGCAGCAGGCCGCCGCCAGCGTCGGGCAGGGCCTGCTGATGGCCACCTACACGTCCGCGTTCGCCGGTCACGGCCTGCGGGTGGGCCAGGTGCTGCTGACGGTCGACGACGTCACCCGCCGCGCGCACTACCGCAACGCCTACCGGACCCTGCACCAGCTGCTGAAGCTCGGCGTCGTCCCGGTGGTGAACGAGAACGACACCGTCGCCACCCACGAGATCCGCTTCGGCGACAACGACCGGCTGGCCGCGCTGGTGGCGCAGCTGGTCCACGCCGACCTGCTGGTGCTGCTCTCCGACGTCGACGGCCTGTACGACGGCAATCCGCACAAGCCGGGCGCCACGCGGCTCACCGACGTGCACAGCCTGAGCGACCTCGACGGCATCGACGTCGGCTCGGCCGGGCGGTCCGGGCTGGGCAGCGGCGGCATGGTGACGAAGGTCGAGGCGGCCTCCATCGCCACCGGCTCCGGCGTCGACGTCGTGCTGGCGTCGGCGCCCGAGGTGTCCGCGGTGCTGGCCGGCGACGCCGCCGGCACCTGGTTCCACCGCCGGGCCGGACGCCGCGCCACGCGGCTGCTGTGGCTCGAGCACGCCACCGACGGCCGCGGGTCGCTCACGCTCGACGCCGGCGCCGTGCGGGCGCTGGTCGAGCGGGGCGCGTCGCTGCTGCCGGCCGGCATCACCGCCGTCACCGGCACCTTCACGGCCGGCGACCCGGTCGACCTGCTGGACGAGTCCGGCCGCGCGATCGCCCGCGGCGTCGTCAACTACGACGCCGCGGAGCTGCCGGCGCTGCTGGGCCACTCGACCAAGGAGCTGGCCCGCGACCTCGGCCCGGAGTACGAGCGCGAGGTCGTCCACCGCGACGACCTCGTGCTGCTCGGCCGGCCGCGCCGCTGA
- a CDS encoding MerR family transcriptional regulator encodes MRVGEVMRRTGASLRALRYYEEQGLVVPARHPNGYRDYGELAVEQVRQIRELTRLGLRVEQTRPFVECLASGHLSPDECVSSLAAYRSAIDGLTERIDAFTNWRSLLQARLDDAAGRGMPEVPVPPAPGPAPSPVDVTRLTGRPLPMTVLPSTGGDEVCLGRMPRRSVIYFYPLTGRPGVDLPEGWDTIPGARGCTEEACGFRDHHAELLAAGAGAVYGLSSQPTPYQTEVARRLRLPYDLLSDPALDVAGALGLPTFDAGPHRLYTRLTLVVDAGAIAHVWHPVGSPGAHAGQVLAWLRDAEELAS; translated from the coding sequence ATGCGGGTCGGAGAGGTGATGCGGCGCACGGGCGCTTCGCTGCGCGCGCTGCGCTACTACGAAGAGCAGGGGCTGGTCGTCCCGGCGCGTCATCCCAACGGCTACCGCGACTACGGCGAGCTGGCGGTCGAGCAGGTGCGGCAGATCCGCGAACTCACCCGGCTCGGCCTGCGGGTCGAGCAGACCCGGCCGTTCGTCGAATGCCTCGCCTCCGGGCACCTCAGCCCGGACGAGTGCGTGTCGTCGCTGGCGGCCTACCGCAGCGCGATCGACGGGCTCACCGAACGCATCGACGCGTTCACGAACTGGCGGTCGCTGCTGCAGGCGAGACTCGACGACGCGGCCGGTCGCGGGATGCCCGAGGTCCCCGTACCGCCGGCTCCCGGGCCGGCGCCGTCTCCGGTGGACGTCACGCGGCTGACCGGACGGCCGCTGCCCATGACCGTCCTCCCCTCGACCGGCGGCGACGAGGTGTGTCTCGGGCGCATGCCGCGGCGTTCGGTGATCTATTTCTACCCATTGACGGGACGCCCGGGTGTCGACCTGCCGGAGGGCTGGGACACCATCCCGGGGGCCCGGGGCTGCACCGAGGAGGCGTGTGGGTTCCGCGACCATCACGCCGAGCTGCTCGCCGCCGGCGCCGGCGCGGTCTACGGCCTGTCGTCGCAGCCCACGCCCTATCAGACGGAAGTGGCACGGCGACTGCGGCTGCCCTACGACCTGCTCTCCGACCCGGCCCTGGACGTAGCCGGCGCCCTCGGCCTGCCGACGTTCGATGCCGGCCCGCACCGCTTGTACACCCGGCTGACGCTCGTCGTCGACGCCGGTGCGATCGCCCACGTGTGGCATCCGGTCGGCTCACCGGGTGCGCACGCGGGTCAGGTGCTGGCCTGGCTGCGCGATGCTGAAGAGCTCGCCTCGTGA
- a CDS encoding LysR family transcriptional regulator — translation MQFRQLEYFVAVADEHHFARAADKCFVSQPALSAGIAKLEDELGVALINRVHAFEGLTPEGERLVGWARRILAEHDALKAEVSAMQTGVGGTLRLGVGPTTAAAAVTVIRAFCARHPLAHVRLSEHLSAPELQRRLRGFELDAGIGYLSPGDQDGLHVLPLYEERYVLAASPELLPAGATQIGWADAARLPLVLLNERMRVRQAIDDAFAAHGIEIDPQVVAESVASLSAHVHGGQWATIGPHTLLSDDGSSSSGLRTLPLVDPEITITIVLAINAAARDAAAVRAFAATAAALRLRERLGYPRVASLGGGPVSRP, via the coding sequence ATGCAGTTCCGGCAACTGGAGTACTTCGTCGCCGTCGCGGACGAGCACCATTTCGCGCGTGCCGCGGACAAGTGCTTCGTGTCGCAGCCCGCCTTGTCGGCCGGTATCGCCAAGCTCGAGGACGAGCTCGGCGTCGCGCTCATCAACCGGGTGCACGCGTTCGAGGGACTGACGCCGGAGGGCGAGCGCCTGGTCGGGTGGGCGCGCCGGATCCTGGCCGAGCACGACGCGCTGAAGGCCGAGGTCAGCGCGATGCAGACCGGCGTCGGCGGGACTCTTCGGCTCGGCGTCGGGCCCACCACCGCGGCGGCCGCGGTCACGGTCATCCGCGCCTTCTGCGCCCGGCATCCGCTGGCGCACGTGCGGCTGTCCGAGCATCTGTCCGCCCCCGAACTGCAACGACGCCTGCGCGGCTTCGAGCTCGACGCCGGCATCGGCTATCTGTCGCCGGGGGACCAGGACGGGCTGCACGTGCTGCCGCTGTACGAGGAACGCTACGTGCTGGCCGCGAGCCCGGAGCTGCTGCCGGCCGGCGCCACCCAGATCGGCTGGGCCGACGCGGCCCGGCTTCCGCTGGTGCTCCTGAACGAGCGGATGCGGGTGCGCCAGGCCATCGACGACGCCTTCGCCGCACATGGCATCGAGATCGACCCGCAGGTCGTCGCCGAGTCCGTGGCGTCGTTGTCGGCGCACGTCCACGGTGGTCAGTGGGCCACCATCGGGCCGCACACCCTGCTCTCCGACGACGGCTCGAGCTCCTCCGGGCTCCGGACGCTGCCACTCGTGGACCCCGAGATCACCATCACCATCGTCCTCGCGATCAACGCCGCGGCCCGCGACGCCGCGGCCGTCCGTGCCTTCGCCGCCACGGCCGCGGCGCTGCGGCTGCGCGAACGCCTGGGCTACCCGCGGGTGGCGTCGCTCGGCGGCGGTCCGGTGAGCAGGCCCTGA
- a CDS encoding TetR family transcriptional regulator produces MSSVDSPDPEARPNRQGRWRSGQESKRRILDAARVSFAANGYQRATVRSIAADAEVDPAMIHYFFGRKDQLFAAVMSMADSPREPIGRLLADGLDGFGARLVRRFLEVWDATERVEPLLIMARSADDADVSAMLLREFIDQEFTAQLVAALDTPDAALRCDLVCAQLLGVAVARYSLQQEPLASAGHDTLVAWLGPIVQGLLTGPPPSDATRG; encoded by the coding sequence ATGAGCAGCGTGGACAGCCCCGATCCGGAGGCCAGGCCGAACCGCCAGGGCCGATGGCGGAGCGGACAGGAGAGCAAGCGCAGGATCCTGGACGCCGCCAGAGTGAGCTTCGCCGCGAACGGCTACCAGCGCGCGACCGTCCGGTCCATCGCCGCGGACGCCGAGGTCGACCCCGCGATGATCCACTACTTCTTCGGGCGCAAGGACCAGCTCTTCGCCGCGGTCATGAGCATGGCCGACAGCCCGCGCGAACCCATCGGCAGACTGCTCGCCGACGGCCTGGACGGGTTCGGCGCCCGGCTGGTCCGGCGGTTCCTCGAGGTATGGGACGCGACGGAGCGGGTCGAGCCACTCCTGATCATGGCGCGTTCCGCCGACGACGCCGACGTCTCGGCCATGCTGCTGCGGGAGTTCATCGACCAGGAGTTCACCGCGCAGCTGGTCGCGGCGCTGGACACGCCCGATGCGGCGCTGCGGTGCGACCTCGTGTGCGCCCAGCTGCTCGGGGTGGCCGTGGCCCGGTACTCGCTCCAGCAGGAACCGCTGGCCTCGGCCGGCCACGACACCCTGGTCGCCTGGCTGGGCCCGATCGTTCAGGGCCTGCTCACCGGACCGCCGCCGAGCGACGCCACCCGCGGGTAG
- the nadD gene encoding nicotinate-nucleotide adenylyltransferase — protein MSSVSNPKRLGVMGGTFDPIHHGHLVAASEVQHWFHLDEVVFVPTGQPWQKTGRDVTPAEDRYLMTVIATASNPVFSVSRVDIDRAGPTYTVDTLRDLRAQYGDDTELFFITGADALGQILSWRDHDELFDLAHFVGCTRPGHDLSAVGLPEGKVTLVEVPALAISSSECRQRVAGDEPIWYLVPDGIVQYINKRGLYVEA, from the coding sequence GTGTCGTCGGTGAGCAACCCGAAACGCCTCGGCGTCATGGGTGGGACGTTCGACCCCATCCATCACGGTCACCTGGTGGCGGCCAGCGAGGTCCAGCACTGGTTCCACCTCGACGAGGTGGTGTTCGTGCCCACCGGGCAGCCGTGGCAGAAGACGGGCCGCGACGTCACCCCGGCCGAGGACCGCTACCTGATGACGGTCATCGCCACCGCGTCGAACCCGGTGTTCTCCGTCAGCCGGGTCGACATCGACCGCGCCGGCCCCACGTACACCGTCGACACCCTCCGCGACCTGCGCGCGCAGTACGGCGACGACACCGAGCTGTTCTTCATCACCGGCGCCGACGCGCTGGGGCAGATCCTGTCCTGGCGCGACCACGACGAGCTGTTCGACCTCGCGCACTTCGTCGGCTGCACCCGGCCGGGGCACGACCTCTCCGCCGTGGGACTGCCCGAGGGCAAGGTCACGCTGGTCGAGGTGCCCGCACTGGCGATCTCGTCCAGCGAGTGCCGGCAGCGCGTCGCCGGCGACGAGCCCATCTGGTACCTCGTGCCCGACGGCATCGTCCAGTACATCAACAAACGCGGCCTCTACGTCGAGGCATGA